A DNA window from Nycticebus coucang isolate mNycCou1 chromosome 1, mNycCou1.pri, whole genome shotgun sequence contains the following coding sequences:
- the LOC128587034 gene encoding 60S ribosomal protein L26-like, protein MKFNPFVTSDRSKNRKRHFSAPSHIRRKIMSSPLSKELRQKYNVQPMPIRKDDEVQVVRGHYKGQQIGKVVQVYRKKYVIYIERVQPEKANGTTVHVGIHPSKVVMTRLKLDKDRKKILERKAKSRQVGKEKGKYKEDTIEKMQE, encoded by the coding sequence ATGAAGTTCAATCCCTTTGTGACTTCGGACCGAAGCAAGAACCGCAAAAGGCATTTCAGTGCACCTTCCCACATTCGCAGGAAGATTatgtcttcccctctttccaaaGAGCTGAGACAGAAGTACAATGTTCAACCCATGCCCATCCGAAAGGATGATGAAGTTCAGGTTGTCCGGGGGCATTATAAAGGTCAGCAGATTGGCAAAGTAGTCCAGGTTTACAGGAAGAAATACGTCATCTACATTGAGCGGGTGCAGCCGGAAAAGGCTAATGGCACAACTGTCCACGTGGGCATTCACCCCAGCAAGGTGGTCATGACTAGGCTTAAACTGGACAAAGACCGCAAAAAGATCCTTGAACGAAAAGCCAAATCTCGCCaagtaggaaaggaaaagggcaagTACAAGGAAGACACAATCGAGAAGATGcaggaataa